Proteins from one Chitinophaga oryzae genomic window:
- a CDS encoding efflux RND transporter permease subunit — MSLPSLSLKRPVLAIVMNIIIVIFGLVGFTFLGVRDFPAIDPPIVNVRTSYAGANSDIIETQITEPLEKSINGVAGIKNISSSSSQGSSNITVEFELGEDLEGATNDVRDKVSQALRSLPPDIDAPPVVSKQDANSDAIISMTVQSNTRNQLEVTEYGTNVLLEKLQTIPGVSAIQIWGEKRYAMRIWMDPAKLSSYSLTPSDIQAALQRENVELPSGKIAGNATDFTVRTFGRLFTEDDFNNLIIKNINGSEIRIRDIGQAVLGPENEETILKESGNPMIALALIPQPGSNYVAIADEFYKRFEQLKKDIPEDFTVNIAMDNTRFIKKSIEEVEETLIIALTLVILIVYLFFRDWLMALRPLVDIPVSLIGAFFIMYVCGFTINILTLLAIVLATGLVVDDGIVVTENIYKKIEAGMPRMRAAREGSEEIFFAVIATSITLAFVFLPIIFLQGFVGQLFREFGIVVAGAVLISAFVSLTLTPVLNVKLGRKTHTHSWFYTKTEPFFRWMEDGYKNSLESFMRFRWVAGLVIAGCLVMIYFLFRTLPAELAPLEDRSQFRLSITTPEGTSFDYMDDYVDQLTKFLADSIPEKKIILSVTSPGFSGAGAVNSAFANVMLTEPTERQRSQKEIVNMVNRNMIRYPQGKVFAIETQTIQVGRRSGLPVSFVLEHINFDSLTRVLPRFMEEVGNSPVFQGTDVDLKFNKPELRIHINRDKATQLGVSVQDISQTLQLALSNLRYGYFIRNGKQYQVMGQVFRADRDDPMDLQNLYVRNSRGEAIQLDNVVSIEEETSPPIIYHFNRYKSATISAGLAPGKTIGDGLKEMYRIYNKLENEKIIDDSYTTALSGSSRDYAESGSNTMFALGLALVLIYLVLAAQFESWIDPLIIMLTVPLAFAGALLSLWVFDQTWNIFSQIGVIMLIGLVTKNGILIVEFANHQRDAGLSKTDAAVHASAMRLRPILMTSLAMALGALPIAMSLGAAATSRIPLGIVIVGGIVFSLVLTLYVIPAMYTFFSRHGNKSEDSDEEERLEGKEEDVAAAHA; from the coding sequence ATGAGTCTACCTTCATTATCACTCAAACGCCCTGTTCTGGCAATTGTGATGAATATCATCATCGTGATATTCGGTCTCGTGGGCTTTACCTTCCTTGGAGTGCGAGACTTCCCGGCCATCGACCCGCCTATCGTAAACGTACGTACGTCCTACGCCGGCGCCAACTCAGACATCATCGAAACACAGATCACCGAACCACTGGAGAAATCCATCAACGGGGTAGCCGGTATCAAAAACATATCTTCCAGCAGCAGCCAGGGCAGCAGCAATATCACCGTGGAATTTGAACTGGGTGAAGACCTCGAAGGCGCCACCAACGACGTGCGCGACAAAGTGTCGCAGGCCCTCCGCAGCCTTCCGCCCGATATCGATGCGCCCCCGGTAGTATCCAAACAGGACGCCAACTCCGACGCCATCATCTCCATGACGGTACAAAGCAACACCCGCAACCAGTTGGAGGTAACCGAATACGGCACCAACGTGCTGCTCGAAAAACTGCAGACCATCCCCGGCGTGAGCGCCATTCAGATATGGGGCGAAAAAAGATACGCCATGCGTATCTGGATGGACCCCGCCAAACTATCGTCCTACAGCCTCACCCCGTCTGATATACAGGCCGCGCTGCAACGCGAAAACGTGGAACTTCCTTCCGGTAAAATCGCCGGTAACGCCACCGACTTCACCGTGCGCACCTTCGGCCGCCTCTTTACAGAAGATGACTTTAATAACCTCATCATCAAAAACATCAACGGCAGCGAAATACGCATCCGCGATATCGGTCAGGCCGTACTGGGGCCGGAGAACGAGGAAACCATCCTCAAAGAATCCGGCAACCCCATGATCGCCCTCGCCCTCATCCCACAGCCCGGCTCCAACTACGTGGCCATCGCAGATGAGTTCTATAAAAGATTTGAACAGCTGAAAAAAGATATCCCGGAAGACTTCACCGTGAACATCGCGATGGACAACACCCGGTTTATCAAAAAATCTATCGAGGAAGTAGAAGAAACCCTGATCATCGCACTCACCCTGGTGATCCTTATCGTATACCTCTTCTTCCGCGACTGGCTCATGGCCCTCCGCCCGCTGGTAGACATCCCCGTGTCCCTGATCGGCGCTTTCTTTATCATGTACGTCTGCGGCTTTACCATCAACATCCTCACCCTGCTGGCCATCGTACTGGCCACCGGGCTTGTGGTGGATGACGGTATCGTGGTCACGGAAAACATCTATAAAAAGATAGAAGCCGGTATGCCCCGTATGCGCGCAGCACGCGAAGGGTCCGAAGAAATTTTCTTCGCCGTTATCGCCACCTCCATCACGCTGGCCTTCGTATTCCTGCCGATCATCTTCCTGCAGGGCTTCGTAGGGCAACTGTTCCGGGAGTTCGGCATCGTGGTGGCCGGCGCGGTACTGATCTCCGCTTTCGTATCCCTGACGCTCACCCCCGTACTCAACGTAAAACTGGGCCGCAAAACACATACCCACTCCTGGTTCTATACCAAAACAGAACCTTTCTTCCGCTGGATGGAAGACGGTTATAAAAACTCACTGGAATCGTTTATGCGTTTCCGTTGGGTAGCAGGATTGGTGATCGCCGGCTGCCTGGTCATGATCTATTTCCTCTTCAGGACGCTGCCTGCCGAACTGGCGCCACTGGAAGACCGCAGCCAGTTCCGCCTGTCCATTACCACGCCGGAAGGTACTTCCTTCGATTACATGGACGACTACGTGGACCAACTCACGAAATTCCTGGCAGACTCCATCCCGGAGAAAAAAATCATCCTCAGCGTTACCTCCCCGGGATTCAGCGGCGCAGGCGCGGTCAACTCCGCGTTCGCCAACGTCATGCTGACGGAGCCGACAGAACGCCAGCGTTCCCAGAAAGAAATCGTGAACATGGTGAACCGAAACATGATCCGGTACCCGCAGGGTAAAGTGTTCGCCATCGAAACACAAACCATACAGGTAGGGCGCCGCAGCGGCCTCCCTGTATCCTTCGTACTCGAACATATCAACTTCGATTCACTGACCCGCGTACTGCCCCGCTTCATGGAAGAAGTAGGCAACAGCCCCGTCTTCCAGGGCACCGACGTGGACCTGAAATTCAACAAACCGGAACTGCGTATTCACATCAACCGCGACAAAGCCACGCAACTGGGCGTTTCCGTACAGGACATCTCACAAACCCTGCAGCTGGCACTGAGTAACCTGCGCTACGGCTACTTCATCCGCAACGGTAAACAATACCAGGTGATGGGACAGGTGTTCCGTGCCGACCGCGACGATCCGATGGACCTGCAGAACCTCTACGTACGCAACTCCCGCGGCGAAGCCATCCAGCTCGATAACGTAGTCAGCATCGAAGAAGAAACCAGTCCGCCGATCATCTACCACTTCAACCGTTATAAGTCCGCCACCATCTCTGCCGGCCTCGCACCCGGCAAAACCATCGGCGATGGTTTGAAAGAGATGTACCGCATCTATAATAAACTGGAAAACGAGAAAATTATCGACGACTCCTACACCACCGCGCTCTCCGGCTCCTCCCGCGACTATGCGGAAAGCGGTTCCAACACTATGTTTGCGCTGGGCCTGGCACTCGTCCTGATTTATCTCGTACTTGCCGCGCAGTTTGAAAGCTGGATAGATCCGCTGATCATCATGCTCACCGTGCCGCTCGCCTTCGCCGGTGCCCTGTTGTCATTGTGGGTGTTTGACCAGACATGGAACATCTTCTCACAGATCGGGGTCATCATGCTCATTGGCCTGGTAACCAAAAACGGTATCCTGATCGTGGAATTCGCCAACCACCAGCGCGATGCCGGCCTGTCCAAAACCGATGCCGCCGTTCACGCTTCCGCGATGCGTCTGCGCCCCATCCTGATGACCAGCCTGGCCATGGCGCTGGGCGCCCTGCCGATCGCCATGTCGCTCGGCGCCGCGGCTACCAGCCGTATCCCGCTGGGTATCGTCATCGTGGGGGGCATCGTCTTCTCCCTTGTGCTCACCCTGTATGTAATTCCGGCCATGTATACCTTCTTCTCCCGTCATGGTAACAAATCAGAAGACAGCGATGAAGAAGAAAGACTGGAAGGCAAAGAAGAAGATGTAGCTGCCGCTCATGCATAA
- a CDS encoding TonB-dependent receptor domain-containing protein, with protein MSCRVMILLFFFVPLTPMLVLAQAYKSLSDKVQLQLGRTNAAAVVKALQQQTPYTFIYDPEYLQQCTVSEARFPGTPLGEVLSYIDQHTPLDIELSGNNVIALRKGNAPLPAIQTHGRIRGKVVDAKNEPLPGVTVAAQGGQGTITNVDGSYELVVAPGVYSLSFSFISYESRKVTEIAVKEKEIVPLNVVLKNSGSRLKEVTVTGNYRKASIEGLYALQKNNAAITDGISAEQIARTPDKNMGEVLKRVSGLATMDNKYVVVRGLSERYNQAMLNGQIMPSTELNRKNFSFDIIPSNIVENVTVIKTITPDRSAEFGGGLVDVNTLDIPAENFLNLSVGGSYNDKTTGKDFYALPLSGSEYRGSAAKHRYLFGTLDWKDKYDIVDHYEKEGKNSALFNNNWAITKLKAPISPSFQASFGRVLRSNAGQQFGVVAAVSYRNTFSTQDIVLGREGFAEIEGNQAQRDLLFKGQRHSFVTNLGGMLGVGYRTEKSRIGFQSLYLRTLDQQLIFGTGQNGKFGSDNTLGLFDLAMQTSLWQNQLKGEHAIGRNGVRLKWSGSYLKLDRQKPDNHMMLADYKQAEGAGRNEYNISTVGSNFSEGALRWWSRALENNYNWDAAVSVPFKFNAGSVKFDNTFKGGYAGWSKDRLFFVLNTKSSFENKNANYIPLNKAFTPENNVSVELSSFGDNFKRRSASLHALFAMFDNRIGDKWRLVWGLRAEYYNLNKVNDNIDSIFRRYKREPGKEYDYSELLSREPNWRFFPSANLTYALTPSMNLRLAYSESIIRPDLRELSIFQEYDFELGGEYGSGLLRSTTIKHIDFRYEWYPGPGEVLSASFFYKDLAYPMEIYQKDLLNSFELNNSKSAKNYGLELEVRKSLAFTRVPVLRNITLYGNFTYLDATVKRMTLNTGLFDPANPMKVSVKETVGEEEKRPQMGASNFMVNAGIYYDMNPVSVSLAYNSVTNRVFLPNLVYAYSLMERPLQSMDAQVGFRFLKQRAELKLNVGNLLNSYSVIYRNQFSEEEANAIKDGKAPNKSDMKYTPGKDWVNFKSTPGRTYSATFSYRF; from the coding sequence ATGTCATGTCGTGTGATGATCCTGTTGTTTTTTTTCGTTCCACTAACGCCTATGCTGGTCCTGGCACAGGCCTACAAATCCCTTTCCGACAAGGTGCAGCTGCAGCTGGGCAGGACCAATGCGGCGGCTGTTGTGAAAGCATTACAGCAACAAACGCCTTATACCTTTATTTATGATCCGGAATACCTGCAGCAGTGTACTGTCAGCGAAGCGCGTTTCCCCGGAACGCCGCTGGGAGAAGTGCTGAGCTATATTGATCAGCATACGCCGCTGGACATCGAACTGTCCGGAAACAATGTGATAGCCCTGCGCAAGGGTAATGCGCCCTTGCCTGCTATCCAGACCCATGGCCGCATCCGCGGGAAAGTGGTGGATGCCAAAAATGAGCCGTTGCCCGGCGTTACTGTAGCCGCGCAAGGTGGACAAGGTACCATCACCAATGTAGACGGCAGCTACGAGCTGGTAGTGGCGCCCGGTGTATACAGCCTCAGTTTCAGTTTTATTTCCTATGAGTCGAGGAAGGTGACAGAGATTGCGGTAAAAGAAAAAGAGATTGTGCCGTTGAACGTGGTGCTGAAAAACAGCGGCTCCCGCCTGAAAGAGGTAACCGTGACCGGCAACTACCGCAAAGCATCCATTGAAGGGTTGTACGCCCTGCAAAAAAACAACGCGGCCATCACCGATGGCATCAGTGCCGAACAGATCGCCCGTACACCGGATAAAAACATGGGCGAAGTACTGAAGCGTGTGAGCGGCCTGGCGACGATGGACAATAAATACGTGGTTGTGCGCGGTTTGAGCGAACGCTACAACCAGGCTATGCTCAACGGGCAGATAATGCCCAGCACGGAGCTGAACAGGAAAAACTTCAGCTTCGATATCATTCCTTCCAACATAGTGGAAAACGTAACGGTGATAAAAACCATCACGCCTGACCGCAGCGCAGAATTTGGCGGCGGCCTGGTAGATGTGAATACGCTGGACATTCCTGCGGAAAATTTCCTGAACCTGTCTGTAGGCGGGAGTTATAATGATAAAACAACAGGGAAAGATTTTTACGCTTTGCCGCTGAGTGGTAGTGAATACAGGGGCAGTGCGGCCAAACACCGGTATCTGTTTGGTACACTGGATTGGAAAGATAAATATGACATTGTGGACCACTACGAAAAAGAAGGAAAAAATTCTGCCCTGTTCAATAATAACTGGGCTATAACAAAACTTAAAGCACCGATCTCTCCCAGCTTTCAGGCGTCGTTCGGCCGTGTGCTGCGCAGTAATGCCGGTCAGCAATTTGGGGTGGTGGCTGCGGTGAGCTATCGTAATACGTTTTCCACGCAGGATATTGTGTTGGGGAGAGAAGGGTTTGCGGAGATAGAAGGTAATCAGGCCCAGCGTGATTTGTTGTTCAAAGGCCAGCGTCACAGTTTCGTGACCAACCTGGGCGGCATGCTGGGAGTAGGATATCGTACAGAGAAAAGCAGAATTGGTTTTCAGTCGCTCTATCTGCGTACGCTGGACCAGCAGTTGATATTCGGCACCGGCCAGAACGGAAAGTTCGGTTCAGACAATACACTGGGTTTGTTTGATCTTGCTATGCAAACATCTTTGTGGCAGAATCAGTTGAAAGGGGAGCATGCCATCGGCCGTAACGGAGTTCGTTTGAAATGGAGTGGCAGTTACCTGAAGCTGGACCGGCAAAAGCCTGATAATCATATGATGCTGGCCGATTACAAACAAGCGGAAGGCGCAGGCAGGAATGAGTATAATATCTCTACTGTGGGCAGTAATTTTTCGGAAGGCGCATTAAGATGGTGGAGCCGCGCCCTGGAAAACAACTACAACTGGGATGCTGCTGTGTCAGTTCCTTTTAAATTCAATGCGGGGAGTGTGAAATTTGACAATACTTTCAAAGGTGGTTATGCCGGATGGAGCAAAGACCGGCTGTTCTTTGTACTCAATACCAAATCAAGCTTTGAGAATAAAAATGCAAACTATATTCCGCTGAATAAGGCATTTACACCTGAGAATAATGTAAGTGTGGAGTTGAGTTCTTTCGGCGATAATTTTAAACGCCGGTCTGCATCTTTACATGCGTTGTTTGCGATGTTTGATAATAGAATTGGAGACAAGTGGAGACTGGTATGGGGTTTAAGGGCTGAGTACTATAATTTGAATAAAGTAAATGATAATATCGACTCTATTTTCCGGAGATACAAGCGTGAGCCGGGTAAAGAGTATGATTATTCGGAGTTGCTGAGCCGGGAACCCAACTGGCGCTTCTTCCCTTCTGCCAATCTTACTTACGCACTCACTCCCTCCATGAATCTGCGGTTGGCTTACTCAGAAAGTATCATCCGTCCCGACCTGCGGGAGCTGTCCATTTTCCAGGAGTATGATTTTGAGCTGGGTGGCGAGTATGGCTCCGGGCTGTTAAGGTCTACTACAATTAAGCATATAGATTTCCGGTATGAATGGTATCCTGGGCCTGGTGAAGTTCTTTCCGCCTCTTTTTTCTATAAAGACCTTGCTTATCCGATGGAGATCTATCAGAAGGACCTGCTCAACAGCTTTGAGCTCAACAATAGTAAATCGGCAAAGAATTATGGCCTGGAGCTGGAGGTGAGAAAATCGCTTGCTTTTACCCGTGTGCCTGTGTTACGTAATATTACCCTCTATGGCAACTTCACCTATCTGGACGCAACCGTTAAACGGATGACACTGAATACCGGCCTGTTTGACCCTGCCAATCCAATGAAGGTAAGTGTAAAGGAGACCGTCGGAGAAGAAGAGAAACGTCCGCAGATGGGGGCCAGCAATTTTATGGTGAACGCTGGTATTTATTACGACATGAACCCGGTGTCTGTTAGTCTGGCTTATAATTCTGTCACCAACCGGGTATTTCTGCCGAACCTTGTTTATGCCTATTCTCTGATGGAACGTCCTTTACAATCGATGGATGCGCAGGTGGGTTTTCGTTTCCTGAAGCAGCGGGCGGAGTTAAAACTGAACGTAGGAAACCTGCTGAATAGTTATTCTGTCATCTACCGGAACCAGTTTTCGGAGGAGGAGGCGAATGCAATAAAGGACGGAAAGGCGCCGAATAAATCTGACATGAAATACACGCCGGGTAAGGATTGGGTTAATTTCAAATCCACGCCCGGGCGTACTTATAGTGCCACCTTCAGTTATAGATTCTAA
- a CDS encoding RNA polymerase sigma-70 factor — protein sequence MSDSPPKAQFEKIFEENNSKVYRFAFKLTGDANRAQEITQLCFVRLWENMHQLKEGQDVFPLLFVYVKNLVIDETRKLYREKKAMAKVADNQSAETANSGEKLLLQKEFSTHIHKLVENMPEQRRNVYMLSRSHGYSHREIGEQLSISPATVKNHLTAALQYIRKELTSHFGNHHS from the coding sequence ATGTCTGATAGCCCGCCTAAAGCACAATTTGAGAAGATTTTTGAGGAGAACAATTCAAAAGTATACCGGTTTGCGTTCAAGTTGACGGGCGATGCCAACAGAGCGCAGGAAATCACCCAGTTATGCTTTGTTCGCCTTTGGGAAAACATGCACCAGCTAAAGGAAGGGCAGGACGTATTTCCATTACTGTTCGTGTACGTCAAAAACCTGGTGATTGACGAAACGCGAAAACTATACCGCGAAAAAAAAGCGATGGCCAAAGTGGCCGATAACCAGTCAGCCGAAACCGCCAACAGCGGCGAAAAACTGCTGCTGCAAAAAGAGTTCAGCACTCATATCCACAAACTGGTAGAAAATATGCCGGAGCAACGACGCAATGTGTATATGCTCAGCAGAAGCCACGGTTACAGTCACCGCGAAATCGGTGAACAGCTCTCCATTTCTCCTGCTACTGTAAAGAATCACCTGACAGCCGCCCTGCAATATATCCGGAAAGAACTCACCAGCCATTTCGGCAACCATCACAGCTGA
- a CDS encoding efflux RND transporter periplasmic adaptor subunit yields the protein MPNTKKTVRSIIILVAVGIVLFLAYKKITGKKEATAASNGAAAKGASARQPLTDAWIVKTSTLDQAIEASGTLQSNEEVEVKPEINGRITHLYFKEGTNVKKGDLLVKLYDEDLRAQLQKLRLQQQLAKTTLERQENLLKINGISRQDVDVTRNQVSAFGADIEYTQTQLQKTELRAPFSGKLGLRNVSEGAIVSSATIITTLQQIDPLKMDFAVAEKYRNVIKNGDQVNFLVAGDNNEYKGSIYAIDPKIDLTTRTVKLRAIIPNNHGVLFPGSFAKVKITLRNLPEALMIPSQAVIPGTRDKKVIVADSGKAKFVVVETGIRTESSVQITSGLKPGDTVVTTGILQLKPGMPLKFNKIQ from the coding sequence ATGCCCAACACCAAAAAAACAGTCCGCTCCATTATTATATTGGTAGCTGTCGGTATCGTGCTCTTCCTGGCTTACAAAAAAATAACCGGTAAAAAGGAAGCCACCGCCGCCTCCAATGGCGCCGCCGCTAAAGGCGCCAGCGCCAGACAGCCCCTGACGGACGCCTGGATTGTAAAAACTTCTACCCTCGACCAGGCCATTGAAGCAAGCGGAACGCTACAAAGCAACGAGGAAGTGGAAGTAAAGCCGGAAATCAACGGCCGCATCACACACCTCTATTTTAAAGAAGGCACCAACGTGAAAAAAGGAGACCTCCTCGTGAAACTGTACGACGAAGACCTCCGCGCTCAACTGCAAAAACTCAGATTACAGCAGCAACTGGCTAAAACCACCCTCGAACGCCAGGAAAACCTGCTCAAAATAAACGGTATCAGCCGCCAGGACGTAGATGTGACCCGCAACCAGGTCAGCGCCTTCGGTGCAGATATCGAATACACCCAGACCCAACTGCAGAAAACCGAGCTCCGCGCTCCGTTCAGCGGCAAACTGGGCCTCCGCAATGTCAGCGAAGGCGCTATCGTTTCCTCCGCTACCATTATCACCACCCTGCAACAGATAGATCCGCTTAAAATGGACTTCGCCGTGGCGGAAAAATACCGTAACGTCATCAAAAACGGTGACCAGGTCAATTTCCTCGTGGCCGGCGACAACAACGAGTACAAAGGCAGCATCTACGCCATCGACCCGAAAATTGACCTGACCACCCGCACCGTCAAACTCAGGGCCATTATACCCAACAACCACGGCGTCCTGTTCCCCGGCTCCTTCGCCAAAGTGAAAATCACCCTGCGCAACCTGCCGGAAGCCCTCATGATACCTTCCCAGGCAGTCATCCCCGGTACCCGTGATAAAAAAGTAATTGTGGCCGATAGCGGCAAAGCCAAATTCGTAGTCGTGGAAACAGGCATCCGCACCGAAAGCAGCGTACAGATCACCAGCGGACTGAAACCGGGAGATACCGTGGTAACCACCGGTATCCTCCAGCTGAAACCAGGCATGCCGTTGAAATTCAATAAAATACAATAA
- a CDS encoding acyl carrier protein, with product MSDIASRVKKIIIDKLGVDEAEVTPEASFTNDLGADSLDTVELIMEFEKEFNISIPDEQAETITTVGQAVAYLEEHVK from the coding sequence ATGTCAGACATTGCATCAAGAGTTAAAAAGATCATCATTGACAAATTGGGCGTTGACGAAGCCGAGGTAACTCCTGAAGCCTCCTTCACCAACGACTTAGGCGCTGACTCTTTGGATACGGTAGAACTGATTATGGAATTCGAAAAAGAATTCAACATCTCCATTCCTGACGAACAAGCTGAAACTATTACTACTGTTGGCCAGGCAGTTGCTTACCTGGAAGAACATGTAAAATAA
- a CDS encoding TolC family protein codes for MKKYITSIGLLFILIAGSTPAASAQQQILTLEQAIDLALKNNFSIRLARNTAELSANDYAYANFAFVPRLNATAGTTWNNTATKQEFANGTKRDTSGIKGNNISANATLSWTLFDGLKMFATREKLEAIKGLGELAIKDQIQNSIATVINGYYNIVQQKQQLIAVREQLSISEERVKLSDAKFTTGLGPKTDLLQSKVDYNAQKALMLRQLTLIEQSKALLNQLMAVPAGATGYDVPDSIPINTGLSFVALQQNVANNNTAIKVQQQNINISALTIKERRADYFPVVTFNSGYNYSRNTSNAASNNFSPRFNRNGVFNYGLTAAIPIFNGFNVKRQIKNARIDFDFQNITLDNLKSQVDLSLNNAFKDYEYYKKALELEEENNQLAEENMMVALERFKQGVSTTIEVKQAQQSLEDSNYRLIQARYNTKLAETELQRLNGSLLQ; via the coding sequence ATGAAGAAATATATCACCAGCATCGGCCTCCTCTTTATCCTCATAGCGGGAAGTACGCCCGCTGCCTCCGCGCAGCAGCAGATACTTACGCTGGAGCAGGCCATAGACCTGGCGCTTAAAAACAATTTCTCTATCCGGCTGGCCAGAAATACCGCGGAACTGTCGGCTAACGATTACGCCTATGCGAATTTCGCCTTCGTGCCCCGACTCAATGCCACGGCGGGCACCACGTGGAATAACACCGCCACCAAACAGGAATTCGCCAACGGCACCAAAAGAGATACCAGCGGCATCAAAGGCAATAACATCAGCGCCAACGCCACCCTCAGCTGGACGCTCTTCGACGGCCTGAAAATGTTTGCTACCCGCGAAAAACTGGAAGCCATCAAAGGCCTCGGCGAACTGGCCATCAAAGACCAGATACAGAACTCCATCGCTACGGTGATCAACGGCTATTATAACATCGTACAACAGAAACAACAACTGATCGCCGTCCGCGAACAACTGTCTATCTCTGAAGAAAGGGTGAAACTCTCCGATGCCAAATTCACCACCGGCCTCGGTCCTAAAACAGACCTGCTGCAGTCCAAGGTAGACTACAACGCTCAGAAAGCGCTGATGCTGCGGCAGCTGACGCTTATAGAACAAAGCAAGGCGCTGCTGAACCAGCTGATGGCCGTTCCGGCCGGCGCTACCGGCTATGATGTGCCGGATTCCATCCCCATCAACACCGGACTGTCCTTTGTGGCCCTGCAGCAGAACGTCGCCAACAACAACACCGCCATCAAAGTACAGCAACAAAACATCAACATCTCTGCACTGACTATTAAAGAACGTCGTGCAGATTATTTTCCGGTAGTTACCTTCAACTCCGGTTATAACTACAGCCGCAATACTTCCAATGCAGCGTCCAACAACTTCAGCCCCCGGTTTAACCGCAACGGCGTATTTAACTACGGACTAACGGCGGCCATTCCCATCTTCAATGGCTTCAACGTAAAACGGCAGATAAAAAATGCCAGGATTGATTTTGATTTCCAGAACATTACGCTAGACAACCTCAAATCCCAGGTAGACCTGTCGCTGAACAACGCCTTTAAAGATTATGAATATTACAAGAAGGCGCTGGAGCTGGAAGAAGAAAACAACCAGCTGGCAGAAGAGAATATGATGGTGGCGCTGGAACGCTTCAAACAAGGCGTATCTACCACCATCGAAGTAAAACAGGCGCAACAAAGCCTGGAAGATTCCAATTACCGGCTGATACAGGCCCGCTACAATACCAAACTGGCTGAGACAGAACTGCAGCGCCTGAACGGCTCCCTGTTGCAGTAA
- a CDS encoding S41 family peptidase: MRLSYRPFLLGSIALISACSKKNDTPGVPSGPVTQQEINNWVLDSMRYFYLWNDQLPANPNTSLETGTFFTSIKNTADRFSLLYNPLDPATYANDIRSKYGIDYSVISWPQRQEGVIGVIKLVVPGSYAAAAGLKRGSYFTRINETSLTAGNAATLSEQLRTTATGTITPATVTSGAITEGAPVLLQVSRVTENPVYASVLVSSSPRKTGYIFYNAFIDGYNNNLLDVFRNLKSQGITELIVDIRYNTGGSLAAAAMLTALIAPDVTEKSTFVQYSGNHHLGSRTLDFATALSVPENADPVPFSALASARLRLPRIFLLTGSQTVSAAELLVNNLKPYTNVIQIGETTVGKDKGAIIVKDMRSPRRIPWVIQPVTYRLSNASGNGNYTQGIVPQYMIDEMSRQPLLPPGDVNDPLVAKALAVINGGGRASVENTPVSRHYYDAGQQAAINSMVIIPR, translated from the coding sequence ATGCGATTATCCTACCGTCCTTTTCTCCTTGGCAGTATCGCACTGATAAGCGCCTGCAGCAAAAAAAATGATACGCCGGGAGTGCCGTCCGGCCCCGTCACACAGCAGGAAATCAACAATTGGGTACTGGACAGCATGCGTTATTTTTACCTGTGGAATGATCAGCTGCCGGCCAATCCCAATACCTCCCTGGAGACCGGGACTTTCTTCACCAGTATCAAAAACACGGCAGACAGGTTCTCCCTGCTGTACAACCCGCTGGATCCCGCCACCTATGCCAACGATATCCGCAGTAAATACGGCATCGATTACAGTGTTATCAGCTGGCCGCAACGGCAGGAAGGCGTTATCGGCGTCATTAAACTGGTGGTCCCCGGCTCTTATGCAGCAGCGGCAGGCCTCAAAAGAGGCAGTTATTTTACCCGTATCAATGAAACCAGTCTCACTGCCGGCAACGCTGCTACCCTCAGTGAGCAGCTAAGGACCACAGCCACCGGTACTATTACCCCTGCCACTGTCACAAGCGGCGCCATCACAGAAGGAGCACCTGTATTATTGCAGGTCAGCCGCGTAACGGAAAACCCCGTTTATGCGTCTGTGTTAGTATCTTCTTCGCCGCGCAAAACAGGTTATATTTTTTACAATGCATTCATCGACGGGTACAATAACAACCTGCTGGACGTATTCCGGAATCTTAAAAGCCAGGGTATCACCGAGCTGATCGTCGATATCCGTTACAATACCGGCGGCAGTCTCGCTGCCGCAGCCATGCTGACGGCGCTCATAGCGCCCGATGTCACAGAGAAGAGCACTTTTGTACAGTACAGCGGTAACCATCATCTTGGTTCCCGCACACTGGATTTCGCCACAGCGCTTTCCGTTCCGGAAAACGCGGACCCGGTCCCTTTCAGCGCACTTGCTTCCGCCCGGCTCCGCCTTCCCCGCATATTCCTGCTGACCGGCAGTCAGACAGTATCTGCAGCAGAGTTGCTGGTCAATAACCTCAAACCTTATACGAACGTCATCCAGATAGGAGAAACCACTGTCGGTAAAGATAAAGGCGCCATCATCGTAAAAGACATGCGCAGTCCCCGCCGCATCCCCTGGGTGATACAGCCTGTCACTTACCGGCTGTCCAACGCCAGCGGGAACGGGAACTACACGCAGGGCATCGTCCCTCAATATATGATCGATGAAATGTCCAGGCAACCGTTGTTGCCGCCGGGAGATGTAAATGATCCGCTGGTTGCGAAAGCGCTGGCCGTCATCAACGGCGGCGGCAGGGCATCTGTGGAAAACACGCCTGTATCCCGACACTATTATGATGCGGGGCAACAGGCGGCCATAAACAGCATGGTCATCATTCCAAGATAG